A single genomic interval of Gopherus evgoodei ecotype Sinaloan lineage chromosome 11, rGopEvg1_v1.p, whole genome shotgun sequence harbors:
- the LOC115659384 gene encoding 5-hydroxytryptamine receptor 5A-like has product MAQSPAPWASRIPGQPALAINASSAPELGGGGWRSREPFSIFSILILTLLVLLTIATFLWNLLVLVTILRVKTFHRVPHNLVASTAVSDVLVAALVMPLSLVKELSAGRRWRLGRALCHVWISFDVLCCTASIWNVTAIALDRYWSITRHLEYTLRARRRVSNAMIGLTWALSAVISLAPLSGWGETYSPAQQRCQVSQEPSYTVFSTCGAFYLPLCVVLFVYWKIYKAARFRIGGRRSNAVLPLPELGPVKEASHEPQMVFTARHATITFQTDGETWREQKEKKAALMVGILIGVFVLCWIPFFITELISPLCSCNIPPVWKSIFLWLGYSNSFFNPLIYTAFNKNYNNAFKNLFVRQR; this is encoded by the exons AtggcccagagcccagctccatgGGCATCCCGAATCCCCGGCCAGCCAGCCCTGGCCATCAATGCGTCCTCCGCCCCGGAGCTGGGGGGCGGCGGCTGGAGGAGCCGGGAGCCCTTCTCCATCTTCAGCATCCTCATCCTCACCCTGCTGGTCCTCCTGACCATCGCCACCTTCCTCTGGAACCTGCTGGTGCTGGTGACCATCCTGCGGGTCAAGACCTTCCACCGGGTGCCTCACAACCTGGTGGCCTCCACCGCCGTGTCCGACGTGCTGGTGGCGGCGCTGGTCATGCCCCTGAGCCTGGTGAAGGAGCTGTCGGCCGGGCGGCGCTGGCGGCTGGGCCGGGCGCTGTGCCACGTGTGGATCTCCTTCGACGTGCTGTGCTGCACCGCCAGCATCTGGAACGTGACGGCCATCGCCCTGGACCGCTACTGGTCCATCACCCGCCACCTGGAGTACACCCTGCGCGCCCGCCGCCGCGTCTCCAACGCCATGATCGGCCTCACCTGGGCGCTCTCCGCCGTCATCTCCCTGGCGCCCCTCTCCGGCTGGGGCGAGACCTACAGCCCGGCGCAGCAGCGCTGCCAGGTCAGCCAGGAGCCCTCCTACACCGTCTTCTCCACCTGCGGCGCCTTCTACCTGCCGCTCTGCGTCGTGCTCTTCGTCTACTGGAAGATCTACAAGGCGGCCCGGTTCCGGATCGGCGGGCGCCGGAGCAACGCGGTCCTGCCGCTGCCGGAGCTGGGCCCG gTGAAAGAAGCTTCCCATGAACCACAGATGGTGTTTACAGCTCGCCACGCGACTATCACTTTCCAGACAGATGGAGAAACATGGAgggaacagaaagagaaaaaagcagcTTTGATGGTTGGCATTTTAATTGGAGTTTTTGTACTTTGCTGGATACCTTTCTTTATCACGGAATTAATAAGCCCCCTCTGTTCCTGCAACATTCCACCGGTCTGGAAAAGCATCTTTCTCTGGCTTGGCTACTCCAATTCTTTCTTTAATCCTCTGATTTATACAGCATTTAACAAAAATTACAACAATGCCTTCAAAAACCTTTTTGTAAGGCAGAGATAA